From Salvelinus fontinalis isolate EN_2023a unplaced genomic scaffold, ASM2944872v1 scaffold_2465, whole genome shotgun sequence:
CTCAACAGACATGATTAGAGACAGCTTCTCATGGGATTCTACaatctttttcctaccatgtccAATCCATCCAACCCTCACACAGTCATGGTCAGTGGTTCTGTGTGTGGTCCATATCCAGTAGTGACAGTTTATTTCATTGACTTATTTTCTAGACAGACTGGTGATGTCTACTGTCATTTGAAAGAATATATTCCTCTTTGGCTTGTCCCATAGATTAAACTGGTTTGTATTACCACATTCTCAACTGAGGAAATGTAGGCCTAAGTTATGCATGGGATGTACTAAAGACTGCTCAGATTTCGACAGCCGGTCTGTGGAGTCGTATTTCCACTGGCACAGATATACATCTTTGTTGTTTTGGGTCTAAGTAAAAAGTGCTGCGTTTTCAGTACATGTGCCACTTGGCACTGTGTTGTAGTTTTCACCCCATTGATAGACCTTGTGCCATACAGACCACCATATGGTGGTCACCCAACCAACTCTCTATACAAATAAATGGTGCCCTTTtttgtttttgtctgtctgtgtctgtaggcTCTGGCAGAGTCTATGAACCACCACAAGCGTGCAGCAGCAGATGGGGAGACCCGGGAGGAGTGCCTGCTGCAGGAAACTGCCAGCAAGGAGGCTGCCATGGCAACCAGCATGGCTGAGCTTCAGGCCGAGTTACGGCAGGCGCGTATCACTCTGGGCAACGCTCACGCAGAGATCGACCGTCTGGCTGGCCTCTCCTCCCAGCTAAAGAAGGTATAAATATACGGCCTACCCATTCACTGAGATACTGAATGCTTTACACACCAATATTTTCTTGCGTATGGAAAGATAAAACTCTATTTAATGTCATTTGTTCATCTCTCCATTCAACTCAAATGTAGGTATTCCTAGTATTAGTCAAATAAGGAAATACTTTACGCCCTTAATTGTGTGTTAATGTTTAGTAAGGAGCAATGTGCAGTGCTTCCATAACGTTAAAGTGTAATTAGTTCCACTGAGAGCGTGTTTGTGTTCACAGGAGTGTGAGTGTTGGGAGGCGGAGAAGGGCCACATGAGGAATGAGATGAAGGAGTATAAGGTGCGGGAGCTCCGGCAGCTCCAGGACAACAGTGAgctggaggaggagaacacctgtcTGCAGAAACAGGTGTCTGTACTCAAGCAGAACCAGGTCAGAGTCTCTCCCTTCTCACCACTCACCTCACTGATAatcaaccatagaaatagaatgaatagaaaggGTGTCTCCATTCAAGTCAATTTTATTTAAATGAACCTTTTATTTTATCAGGGTGTCacactgagaccaaggtctcttttacagatgagccctgaactacagaaaatacacacatcaaatACAGAATGCAATCAGAAAGATGGCATAATGGGTAATGATAGACACTTAAGTGTACAAAATTTTTGGAACAGCATcccaatattgagttgcacccccttttgccctcagaacagccatgccccaattgtttggggcatggactctacaagtttacaagatgtcgaaagcgttccacagggatgctggcccaggttgactccaatgcttcccacagttgtcaagttggctggatgtcctttgggtggtggaacctTAT
This genomic window contains:
- the LOC129850908 gene encoding protein bicaudal D homolog 2-like; amino-acid sequence: ALAESMNHHKRAAADGETREECLLQETASKEAAMATSMAELQAELRQARITLGNAHAEIDRLAGLSSQLKKECECWEAEKGHMRNEMKEYKVRELRQLQDNSELEEENTCLQKQVSVLKQNQVRVSPFSPLTSLIINHRNRMNRKGVSIQVNFI